The Pyrus communis chromosome 2, drPyrComm1.1, whole genome shotgun sequence genome includes a window with the following:
- the LOC137724534 gene encoding large ribosomal subunit protein eL32z-like, with protein sequence MAVPLLKKQIVKKRKTHFKRPQSDRKHCVKESWRRPKGIDSRVRRKFKGCALMPNIGYGSDKKTRHYLPNKFKKFVVHNVKEVELLMMHNRTYCAEIAHNISTRKRKEIVERAAQLDVVITNKLARLRSQEDE encoded by the exons ATGGCAGTCCCTTTGCTGAAGAAGCAAATTGTGAAGAAGCGTAAGACCCACTTCAAGAGGCCCCAGAGTGACAGGAAGCACTGCGTCAAG GAAAGCTGGAGAAGGCCCAAGGGTATTGATTCACGTGTCAGGCGAAAGTTCAAGGGATGTGCGTTGATGCCCAACATTGGCTATGGGTCAGACAAGAAGACTCGCCACTATCTGCCTAACAAGTTCAAGAAATTTGTCGTGCACAATGTCAAAGAGGTTGAACTTCTAATGATGCACAACAG GACCTACTGTGCTGAGATAGCACACAACATTTCCACCAGGAAGAGAAAGGAGATCGTCGAGCGTGCAGCCCAGTTGGATGTTGTTATTACCAACAAACTTGCCAGGTTGCGCAGCCAGGAGGATGAGTGA
- the LOC137725479 gene encoding serine/threonine-protein kinase OXI1-like, with the protein MDDQNDGVVVPSLDFRRLSVISALGRGAKGVVFLVKGEETAAEGLMALKVISKDLIERRSKDAKSDGSEYRRVSFEQQVIRRFEHPLLPKLHGVLDTEKFVGYAIEYCPGRDLNCLRKRQSERMFSDEVIRFYAAELVLVLDYLHGLGVVYRDLKPENIMVQENGHIMLVDFDLSTELSPLKTPPRSAQSTPMKSKSVAKSNPVHKKRRSPFHRFCNSGISPDDKVAQPEAGVVNLENSEKSNSFVGTEEYVAPEIVSGQGHDFGVDWWSLGILLYEMLYGTTPFKGINRKETFYRILTKAPELTGETTALRDLIKKLLEKDPKQRIGSGEIKGHDFFKGVEWDSVLRLSRPPYIPDIATAEGTEGIKKKIDVETVVKGIFGGEGGGGGGGGGGEEENKGEDNEENNKNRNNNNEKGGNEEEKVNKRVWAEGLNNNPTQGGDAFLGF; encoded by the exons ATGGACGATCAGAACGACGGCGTCGTGGTTCCCAGCTTGGATTTCCGGCGGCTGAGTGTTATCTCGGCGCTGGGCAGAGGAGCCAAGGGCGTGGTGTTTCTGGTGAAGGGAGAAGAGACGGCGGCGGAGGGGCTAATGGCCTTGAAGGTAATTTCCAAGGACTTAATCGAGCGGAGGAGTAAAGACGCGAAGAGCGACGGCAGCGAGTACCGTAGAGTCAGCTTCGAGCAGCAAGTAATACGTCGTTTCGAGCATCCACTCTTGCCTAAATTGCATGGCGTTCTCGACACTGAGAAGTTCGTCGGCTACGCCATTGAATACTGCCCCGGCCGCGATCTCAATTGCCTTAGGAAACGACAGAGCGAGCGGATGTTCTCCGATGAGGTTATCAG ATTTTACGCGGCGGAATTGGTTCTGGTATTGGATTATCTGCACGGATTAGGAGTTGTTTACAGAGATTTGAAGCCGGAGAACATCATGGTCCAAGAAAATGGTCACATTATGCTCGTGGATTTCGATCTCTCCACCGAGCTCTCCCCCCTAAAGACTCCTCCTCGATCAGCTCAATCGACTCCGATGAAATCAAAATCCGTAGCTAAATCGAACCCGGTGCACAAGAAGCGGCGCTCGCCGTTCCACCGCTTCTGTAACTCTGGGATTTCGCCCGACGACAAGGTGGCGCAGCCTGAAGCTGGCGTCGTCAACTTGGAAAACTCCGAGAAGTCCAACTCGTTCGTTGGGACGGAGGAGTACGTGGCGCCCGAAATCGTATCGGGCCAGGGACACGATTTCGGCGTCGATTGGTGGTCCCTCGGGATTCTTCTTTACGAAATGCTGTATGGTACCACGCCGTTCAAGGGGATCAACAGAAAAGAGACGTTTTATCGGATACTGACAAAAGCTCCAGAACTGACAGGCGAAACGACGGCGTTGAGGGACCTGATAAAAAAATTGCTTGAGAAGGATCCGAAGCAGAGAATCGGGTCGGGGGAAATCAAGGGCCACGATTTCTTTAAGGGGGTGGAGTGGGATTCGGTTTTGCGACTGTCGAGGCCGCCGTACATCCCCGATATTGCCACGGCGGAGGGTACGGAgggaataaaaaagaaaatcgaTGTGGAGACGGTGGTGAAGGGAATATTCGGaggagaaggtggtggtggtggtggtggtggtggtggggaggAGGAGAATAAAGGCGAGGATAATGAGGAGAATAACAAAAATAGGAATAATAATAATGAGAAGGGAGGGAATGAGGAGGAGAAAGTAAATAAAAGGGTGTGGGCGGAAGGACTGAATAACAATCCCACCCAAGGTGGTGATGCATTTTTGGGTTTCTAA